The proteins below come from a single Faecalibaculum rodentium genomic window:
- a CDS encoding acyltransferase, which produces MKYALIGCGRISPNHIQAAGNNGLKIAALCDLDQEVAIRLIRQFELEDHVFCGPSCVFTNVLTPRSRYPRRAAAYARTLVKEGASIGANATVLCGHTIGRHALIAAGAVVTCDVGDHALMSGIPARQTGWVCECGTILPDTLRCPECGRQYQPAGTGLKEVQP; this is translated from the coding sequence ATGAAGTATGCATTGATTGGCTGTGGAAGAATCTCTCCCAATCATATTCAGGCAGCCGGAAACAACGGCCTGAAAATCGCAGCCCTGTGCGATCTGGATCAGGAAGTAGCAATCCGGCTGATCCGGCAGTTCGAACTGGAAGATCATGTCTTCTGCGGACCCTCCTGCGTCTTCACCAATGTGCTCACACCCCGCAGCCGCTACCCCCGCAGAGCCGCCGCCTATGCCCGGACTCTGGTGAAGGAAGGGGCCTCCATAGGCGCCAATGCCACGGTGCTGTGCGGTCATACCATCGGCCGCCATGCCCTCATTGCCGCCGGAGCCGTGGTCACCTGCGACGTGGGCGACCATGCCCTCATGAGCGGCATACCGGCCCGGCAGACCGGATGGGTCTGTGAATGCGGCACCATCCTGCCCGATACTCTGCGCTGTCCCGAATGCGGCCGGCAGTACCAGCCCGCCGGGACCGGACTCAAGGAGGTCCAGCCATGA
- a CDS encoding acyltransferase, with product MEFVTHDIFYHELNQTYSYLGKNYPHFDTITIEDNVRIGGFSKIMPGVVIGEGAIVAGGSVVTKDVPKGAIVGGNPAKVIGWTEELAERRIAENRPCYTIENELDEVEKYYWIELKNNKKIGRHGFLSEHNSAVL from the coding sequence GTGGAGTTTGTAACCCACGATATTTTCTATCATGAACTTAATCAAACATATAGTTACTTAGGAAAAAATTATCCTCACTTTGATACAATTACTATTGAGGACAATGTGCGTATTGGCGGTTTCTCGAAAATTATGCCTGGTGTAGTGATTGGAGAAGGTGCAATTGTAGCTGGTGGTAGCGTGGTTACTAAGGATGTCCCGAAAGGTGCTATCGTTGGAGGGAACCCAGCTAAAGTAATAGGATGGACAGAGGAATTGGCAGAAAGGCGGATTGCTGAAAATCGTCCATGCTACACAATTGAAAATGAACTTGATGAAGTGGAAAAATACTATTGGATAGAATTAAAAAATAATAAGAAAATAGGAAGACATGGGTTCCTTAGTGAGCATAATAGTGCCGTGCTATAA
- the ltrA gene encoding group II intron reverse transcriptase/maturase, which produces MEQIRLVPIEDLTTQEVFDIQNLTKAWKQVRSNGGAAGIDGVKARELPACPGEYWEELRGKICTRRYEPKPERRVDIPKPDGTKRGLNIPTARDRVVQACLANYFDYRKDFDMSNSSYGFRKNKRCEQAILRGLEFMNDGYDWIVDIDLRKFFDTVDQDRLIRLVDDTFHNSDLTALTRKIIRAGVMVNGEVVKTDIGIPQGGPLSPVLANLYLDPADKELERRGLRFTRYADDMLIYVKSEAAANRVMKSFSNYLEKKLKLVVNATKSKVARPDELKYLGFGFRRSEGKWTATIHEKSKGHLEEKIMKLTKRNWSISLTVRIEKINQAVSGWCNYFRCAWVAKRYLQKLDQKLRRRLRTIMWKQWKSIKKKERALIQLGCDPDKAHSYACARQKYMRCSCTFLNKYIRNSVLRSKGLQAVEEVLAIAAVKFNGKYVRTAQCRTARWVV; this is translated from the coding sequence GTGGAACAGATAAGACTTGTCCCAATCGAAGATTTGACCACGCAGGAAGTGTTCGACATACAGAACCTCACCAAGGCGTGGAAGCAGGTCCGCAGTAATGGAGGAGCGGCAGGAATAGACGGTGTGAAAGCCAGAGAACTCCCTGCATGCCCCGGCGAGTACTGGGAAGAGCTGAGAGGGAAAATCTGTACCCGGAGATATGAACCGAAGCCGGAAAGAAGGGTGGATATACCCAAGCCGGACGGAACGAAACGGGGACTGAACATTCCCACAGCCAGAGACAGAGTCGTACAGGCCTGTCTGGCCAATTACTTCGATTACAGGAAAGACTTCGACATGAGCAACAGCTCATATGGATTCCGGAAGAACAAGCGGTGTGAACAGGCCATCCTGAGAGGGCTGGAGTTCATGAATGATGGATACGACTGGATCGTGGACATCGACCTGAGGAAGTTCTTCGACACAGTAGACCAGGACAGACTGATCCGTCTGGTGGACGACACGTTCCATAACAGCGACCTGACAGCACTGACGAGAAAGATCATCAGAGCAGGGGTCATGGTGAATGGAGAAGTGGTTAAGACAGATATCGGCATCCCACAGGGAGGTCCACTCTCACCGGTTTTAGCCAACCTGTATTTAGACCCGGCTGACAAGGAACTGGAGAGAAGAGGACTGCGGTTCACGAGATACGCAGATGACATGCTCATCTATGTGAAATCGGAAGCGGCAGCCAACAGAGTCATGAAGTCATTCAGCAATTATCTGGAAAAGAAACTGAAGCTGGTGGTCAATGCGACGAAATCCAAAGTAGCCAGACCGGATGAACTGAAATATCTGGGATTTGGCTTCAGAAGGTCAGAAGGGAAATGGACAGCGACAATCCACGAGAAGTCCAAAGGACATCTTGAGGAGAAAATCATGAAGCTGACCAAACGGAACTGGAGCATATCACTGACAGTGCGGATTGAGAAAATCAATCAGGCAGTGTCAGGATGGTGCAACTATTTCAGATGTGCATGGGTAGCGAAGAGATACCTACAGAAACTGGACCAGAAACTGCGCAGGAGACTGCGGACAATCATGTGGAAACAGTGGAAGAGTATCAAGAAAAAGGAGCGAGCACTTATCCAGCTGGGTTGCGACCCGGACAAGGCTCACTCCTATGCCTGTGCAAGGCAGAAATACATGCGGTGCTCCTGCACATTCCTGAACAAGTATATCAGAAACAGCGTACTGCGAAGCAAGGGCCTCCAAGCCGTGGAGGAAGTGCTGGCAATAGCCGCTGTGAAGTTCAACGGGAAATACGTACGAACCGCCCAGTGCCGAACGGCACGCTGGGTGGTGTGA
- a CDS encoding glycosyltransferase family 4 protein has translation MLSQEDQRICSRFESVISRMDFSQYDVVISSYGPIWPVIIGSRIREMNPSLLWVVDFRDQWLRDFDPKVERERKLYWARTSTRQADLFFRVNDQLDLIETWGKPVLTIPNGFDPEDRQEIQTADRFIIAYTGTLYRTDDLQPFFQVLKDLGQSGELDFQDVSLVYAGNNSDSFGEEVRQAGLEEIYTNLGLVDRKESLQLQARSSILLMAGWTSESDVVEWSGKMYEYMMAARPVVYMMNTTIPWTLPARDMHRLGGVCYESCRHEETQPELREYVRKMYRMWKETGQVRVEQDQSNIDQYRYDVIAGQVYDVLRRELDSRNS, from the coding sequence ATGTTGTCTCAGGAAGACCAGCGAATCTGTTCCAGATTTGAATCCGTGATTTCCAGAATGGATTTCTCGCAATACGATGTGGTGATATCGTCCTACGGTCCGATCTGGCCGGTGATCATCGGATCCAGAATCAGGGAAATGAATCCATCCCTGCTCTGGGTGGTGGATTTTCGTGATCAGTGGCTGCGGGATTTTGATCCAAAGGTGGAGAGAGAACGGAAGCTGTACTGGGCCAGGACCAGCACCAGACAGGCGGATCTGTTCTTTCGGGTGAATGATCAGCTGGACCTGATCGAAACCTGGGGCAAGCCGGTCCTGACCATTCCCAACGGGTTTGATCCGGAGGATCGTCAGGAGATACAGACTGCCGATCGGTTCATCATTGCCTATACAGGAACGCTGTACAGAACGGATGACCTGCAGCCCTTTTTCCAGGTATTGAAGGATCTTGGACAATCTGGAGAGCTGGATTTCCAGGATGTGTCTCTCGTATATGCGGGAAACAACTCCGACTCGTTCGGGGAAGAGGTCCGGCAGGCCGGGCTGGAAGAAATCTATACCAATCTGGGTCTGGTCGACCGGAAAGAGTCTCTACAGCTGCAGGCCAGAAGCTCCATACTTCTCATGGCTGGCTGGACTTCTGAATCGGATGTGGTGGAGTGGTCCGGAAAAATGTATGAATACATGATGGCAGCAAGACCAGTTGTGTATATGATGAACACCACCATTCCCTGGACCCTGCCGGCCCGGGATATGCACAGACTGGGAGGCGTCTGTTACGAAAGCTGCCGCCATGAAGAAACACAGCCTGAGCTGCGGGAGTATGTGCGGAAGATGTATCGGATGTGGAAAGAAACAGGACAGGTCCGGGTCGAGCAGGACCAGAGTAACATCGATCAGTACCGCTATGACGTGATTGCAGGACAGGTATATGATGTACTGCGCCGGGAACTGGATAGCAGGAACAGCTGA
- a CDS encoding Coenzyme F420 hydrogenase/dehydrogenase, beta subunit C-terminal domain, translating into MTKKKSIEEKSKYYTEYCSGCGLCKAAKDVQYVDYNGFSYPVSMTKDQVELCEKICPVNGINYNKRQDKELWGPSYGIYKGWSLDDKIRYEAASGGVITAMACFLVETGKCDAVIQIGPSPDDPCELRLYANEKKEQIISCASSRYITGITYDTILKIIDFDKKYVVIGKPCDIEALINYTKLDGKMKKCIKYTMTFFCAGAPSKNATLKLAENLGVQADQIDSVRYRGNGWPGKATVTLKDKSERYMDYIDSWNHILGRNIRKMCKFCVNGVGMYADISCGDLWNLDQNQMPEFTEGKGKNIIFARSKVGMDLLIEARNKGYVYLENYIKMNDLKYIQPNHYNMQTTMSGKIVGMRIVGCKLIPQYNIKKLFEASKEISKVKLMRTAMGTIKRKINGSI; encoded by the coding sequence TTTCTTATCCAGTGTCCATGACTAAGGATCAAGTTGAACTGTGTGAAAAAATATGCCCAGTAAATGGTATTAATTATAACAAGCGACAGGATAAAGAGTTATGGGGGCCTAGTTATGGAATTTATAAAGGCTGGTCCCTAGACGATAAAATAAGATATGAAGCTGCCTCGGGCGGAGTAATTACCGCAATGGCTTGTTTCCTTGTGGAAACAGGAAAATGTGATGCCGTGATTCAAATTGGTCCATCACCGGATGATCCTTGCGAGTTAAGACTTTATGCCAATGAAAAGAAAGAACAGATTATTTCATGTGCGTCTTCTCGCTATATAACTGGAATTACATATGATACTATTTTGAAAATTATCGACTTCGATAAGAAATATGTGGTGATAGGAAAACCATGTGATATAGAAGCTCTTATCAATTATACAAAGCTTGATGGGAAAATGAAAAAATGTATTAAGTATACTATGACATTTTTCTGTGCTGGAGCGCCAAGTAAAAATGCAACATTAAAATTGGCAGAAAATTTGGGAGTACAGGCAGATCAGATTGATAGTGTTCGCTATAGAGGAAATGGGTGGCCTGGTAAAGCTACAGTGACCCTTAAGGATAAGTCAGAAAGATACATGGACTATATTGATTCATGGAATCATATATTAGGACGTAATATAAGAAAAATGTGCAAGTTCTGCGTGAATGGCGTGGGAATGTATGCGGATATATCCTGTGGCGATTTGTGGAATTTGGATCAAAATCAAATGCCGGAATTTACAGAAGGAAAAGGGAAAAATATAATTTTTGCAAGAAGTAAAGTTGGAATGGATTTATTAATAGAAGCGCGTAATAAAGGGTATGTATATTTAGAAAATTATATAAAAATGAATGATTTGAAATACATTCAACCAAACCATTATAATATGCAAACAACAATGAGCGGAAAAATAGTTGGAATGAGAATAGTAGGTTGCAAACTGATTCCACAATATAATATTAAAAAATTATTTGAAGCATCTAAGGAAATATCGAAAGTTAAATTGATGCGGACAGCAATGGGGACCATAAAAAGAAAAATTAATGGTTCTATTTGA
- a CDS encoding LCP family protein, translated as MKPLWKRPGLYISIVTGILTALFIYELYKLSLLPAAILAGIIITVLLMWILSAICLIKEDLHLAWRIVGGLLAVCLALASAGGMYYANTGNKALEELSDQEGKSIVAVYVLNNYVIEDAKDLEGRKIGVLKTMSAQGTDVCIEELKKAGVNITTEEFDSSYRMTQALKGQAIDGMILDQGYLDTLLEMPGMENLDEEIVPVVQYYYDAPKTNTAETVDTAMESFTVYISGIDTRENKLLRNSRSDVNLLATVNPESHEILLVSIPRDYYVETVCEPDMGCMNGAMDKLTHTGLHGPETTEMTLEKLFDTSINYNVRVNFSSLVNVVDELGGIQVYNPEAFTSVSGPTFQQGDITLNGQQALAFVRERYAFTDGDRARGRNQMRVLTAIINKMMSPKILTNFTGIMNSLSSSFETNMSEKDIKALVQAQLADPAKWDIYSYSVTGTGGTDYAAELGDNAYVMYPDQTSVDNAKADIKAVLNGEPAPFVNPQ; from the coding sequence ATGAAGCCTCTTTGGAAACGGCCGGGACTGTATATATCCATTGTCACCGGCATTTTGACTGCTCTGTTTATATATGAGTTATATAAGCTGAGTCTGCTGCCTGCAGCCATCTTGGCGGGAATCATCATCACCGTCCTGCTGATGTGGATCCTGTCTGCCATCTGTCTGATCAAGGAAGACCTGCATCTGGCCTGGCGGATCGTTGGCGGTCTGCTTGCCGTCTGTCTGGCCCTGGCTTCCGCCGGTGGTATGTATTATGCGAATACGGGCAACAAGGCTCTGGAGGAACTGAGCGACCAGGAAGGCAAGTCCATCGTGGCTGTCTATGTCCTGAACAATTATGTCATTGAAGACGCGAAGGACCTGGAAGGCCGTAAAATCGGTGTCCTGAAAACCATGAGTGCGCAGGGCACGGATGTATGTATCGAAGAACTGAAAAAAGCCGGAGTCAACATAACCACGGAGGAGTTTGATTCCAGCTACCGCATGACCCAGGCACTGAAAGGACAGGCCATCGACGGCATGATCCTGGATCAGGGCTATCTGGATACACTGCTGGAAATGCCGGGAATGGAAAACCTGGATGAGGAAATTGTGCCAGTGGTCCAATATTATTATGACGCTCCCAAGACCAATACCGCAGAAACGGTGGATACAGCCATGGAATCTTTCACGGTATATATCAGCGGCATTGATACCCGGGAGAACAAGCTGCTTCGAAACAGCCGGAGTGATGTGAACCTGCTGGCGACGGTGAACCCGGAGAGTCATGAGATCCTGCTGGTATCCATTCCCCGCGACTACTACGTGGAAACAGTGTGCGAGCCAGATATGGGCTGTATGAACGGCGCTATGGACAAACTGACACACACAGGTCTGCATGGTCCGGAAACCACGGAAATGACACTGGAGAAACTGTTTGATACGAGCATCAACTACAACGTACGGGTAAATTTCTCCAGTCTGGTGAATGTAGTGGATGAGCTGGGTGGTATTCAGGTATACAATCCGGAAGCCTTTACTTCTGTATCAGGTCCCACATTCCAGCAAGGTGACATTACACTGAACGGGCAGCAGGCACTGGCATTTGTCCGGGAACGGTATGCCTTTACTGACGGCGATAGAGCCCGCGGACGAAACCAGATGCGGGTGCTGACGGCTATCATAAACAAGATGATGTCTCCGAAGATCCTGACGAACTTCACAGGCATCATGAATTCCCTATCCAGCTCTTTTGAAACAAACATGAGCGAAAAGGACATCAAGGCACTTGTCCAGGCACAACTGGCAGATCCGGCCAAATGGGATATTTACTCCTACAGCGTAACCGGTACCGGCGGAACTGATTATGCAGCGGAGCTGGGGGACAATGCCTATGTCATGTATCCTGATCAGACCTCTGTGGACAACGCGAAAGCAGACATCAAAGCCGTGCTCAACGGTGAACCGGCTCCCTTTGTGAATCCGCAGTAA